A window of the Candida orthopsilosis Co 90-125, chromosome 1 draft sequence genome harbors these coding sequences:
- a CDS encoding Rpl14 ribosomal protein L14, giving the protein MSSTVKAANWRFVEVGRIVLVDNKDLATIVEIIDQKRALIDGPKVPRQAISLAKVTLTPIVLPNLPRGARTATVQKKWAASEVDNKWASSAWAKKLATKERRSQLSDFERFQVLVLKKQRRYATKKALAKA; this is encoded by the exons TGTCATCAACTGTTAAAGCTGCCAACTGgagatttgttgaagttggaCGTATCGTCTTAGTCGACAACAAAGACTTAGccaccattgttgaaattattgatcaaaaaaGA GCTTTAATCGATGGTCCAAAAGTACCAAGACAAGCTATCTCATTAGCTAAAGTTACCTTGACCCCAATTGTCTTGCCAAACTTGCCAAGAGGTGCCAGAACTGCCACTGTCCAAAAGAAATGGGCTGCTTCAGAAGTCGACAACAAATGGGCTTCATCAGCTTGGGCTAAGAAATTGGCTACCaaggaaagaagaagtCAATTAAGTGATTTCGAAAGATTCCaagttttggttttgaagaaacaaagaagatATGCCACCAAGAAAGCTTTGGCTAAGGCttaa